The following coding sequences are from one Culex quinquefasciatus strain JHB chromosome 1, VPISU_Cqui_1.0_pri_paternal, whole genome shotgun sequence window:
- the LOC6046475 gene encoding vacuolar protein sorting-associated protein 72 homolog isoform X1, giving the protein MAANRERRANAGNRIAKLLDEEEEDEFYKTAYNGGFHDTADDRDYIQKNDDDDDIVDSDFSIDENDEPVSDREEESAPKRKKKAVNTRAYKEPVAKKKTPVKAPKEARPRAERQKSPKYTVQDSGRKSFRKTTAAKTAATLVRIKQRVEAEKRKPKVVKIDEYIPTQEELLEEAEETEKENLKSLEKFRKMELEKKKTRPTKRVFTGPIIKYQSLTMPLVEELQAGSSVDSLAKMEHDEMDELRDKSSGKEKQSKKSGNRKSTKVAVRGHCERTFITFENDLDDALFGTFFPKPQKRERRSQICAITRLPARYYDPVTQLPYRNLQAFKILREAYYQQLEDRGNPDNPDVSKWLEWRKRIKEYRLKSLNKNSSLMGMISGSN; this is encoded by the exons ATGGCAGCGAACCGTGAGCGACGTGCCAATGCCGGAAACCGGATCGCCAAGCTGCTGGACGAGGAAGAGGAGGACGAATTTTACAAAACGGCTTACAACGGCGGTTTTCACGATACGGCGGATGATCGGGATTACAT TCAAAagaacgacgatgatgatgacatCGTGGACTCGGATTTTTCTATTGACGAGAATGACGAACCCGTGTCGGACCGCGAGGAAGAGTCCGCTCCCAAGCGCAAAAAGAAGGCCGTCAACACGCGAGCGTACAAGGAACCCGTGGCGAAGAAGAAAACACCGGTGAAGGCACCCAAAGAGGCGCGGCCCCGTGCCGAGCGGCAAAAATCGCCCAAGTACACTGTGCAGGATTCCGGCCGAAAATCGTTCCGCAAGACCACGGCGGCCAAGACGGCAGCGACACTTGTTCGGATCAAGCAGCGGGTTGAAGCGGAAAAGCGGAAGCCGAAGGTGGTCAAGATTGACGAGTACATTCCGACGCAGGAGGAACTGCTCGAGGAGGCGGAGGAAACGGAGAAGGAAAATCTAAAGTCGTTGG AAAAATTCCGGAAAATGGAGCTCGAAAAAAAGAAGACCCGGCCCACGAAGCGGGTTTTCACTGGTCCCATTATAAAGTATCAGTCGTTAACAATGCCGTTAGTGGAGGAATTGCAGGCAGGTTCGAGTGTGGATTCGTTAGCCAAAATGGAACATGATGAAATGGATGAATTGAGGGATAAAAG TAGCGGCAaagaaaagcaaagcaaaaagagCGGCAATCGGAAATCGACCAAAGTGGCCGTCAGAGGGCACTGCGAGCGCACCTTCATCACGTTTGAAAATGATCTGGACGACGCCCTGTTCGGTACGTTCTTCCCCAAGCCACAGAAACGGGAACGTCGCAGCCAGATTTGTGCCATCACGCGACTTCCGGCCCGGTACTACGATCCGGTCACGCAGCTGCCCTACCGGAACCTGCAGGCGTTCAAGATTCTCCGCGAGGCTTACTACCAGCAGCTGGAGGACAGAGGCAACCCGGACAATCCGGACGTGAGCAAGTGGCTTGAGTGGCGCAAGCGAATCAAAGAGTACAGACTGAAgagtttaaacaaaaatagttCATTGATGGGAATGATTTCCGGAAGCAACTAG
- the LOC6046475 gene encoding vacuolar protein sorting-associated protein 72 homolog isoform X2: MAANRERRANAGNRIAKLLDEEEEDEFYKTAYNGGFHDTADDRDYIQKNDDDDDIVDSDFSIDENDEPVSDREEESAPKRKKKAVNTRAYKEPVAKKKTPVKAPKEARPRAERQKSPKYTVQDSGRKSFRKTTAAKTAATLVRIKQRVEAEKRKPKVVKIDEYIPTQEELLEEAEETEKENLKSLEKFRKMELEKKKTRPTKRVFTGPIIKYQSLTMPLVEELQAGSSVDSLAKMEHDEMDELRDKSGKEKQSKKSGNRKSTKVAVRGHCERTFITFENDLDDALFGTFFPKPQKRERRSQICAITRLPARYYDPVTQLPYRNLQAFKILREAYYQQLEDRGNPDNPDVSKWLEWRKRIKEYRLKSLNKNSSLMGMISGSN; encoded by the exons ATGGCAGCGAACCGTGAGCGACGTGCCAATGCCGGAAACCGGATCGCCAAGCTGCTGGACGAGGAAGAGGAGGACGAATTTTACAAAACGGCTTACAACGGCGGTTTTCACGATACGGCGGATGATCGGGATTACAT TCAAAagaacgacgatgatgatgacatCGTGGACTCGGATTTTTCTATTGACGAGAATGACGAACCCGTGTCGGACCGCGAGGAAGAGTCCGCTCCCAAGCGCAAAAAGAAGGCCGTCAACACGCGAGCGTACAAGGAACCCGTGGCGAAGAAGAAAACACCGGTGAAGGCACCCAAAGAGGCGCGGCCCCGTGCCGAGCGGCAAAAATCGCCCAAGTACACTGTGCAGGATTCCGGCCGAAAATCGTTCCGCAAGACCACGGCGGCCAAGACGGCAGCGACACTTGTTCGGATCAAGCAGCGGGTTGAAGCGGAAAAGCGGAAGCCGAAGGTGGTCAAGATTGACGAGTACATTCCGACGCAGGAGGAACTGCTCGAGGAGGCGGAGGAAACGGAGAAGGAAAATCTAAAGTCGTTGG AAAAATTCCGGAAAATGGAGCTCGAAAAAAAGAAGACCCGGCCCACGAAGCGGGTTTTCACTGGTCCCATTATAAAGTATCAGTCGTTAACAATGCCGTTAGTGGAGGAATTGCAGGCAGGTTCGAGTGTGGATTCGTTAGCCAAAATGGAACATGATGAAATGGATGAATTGAGGGATAAAAG CGGCAaagaaaagcaaagcaaaaagagCGGCAATCGGAAATCGACCAAAGTGGCCGTCAGAGGGCACTGCGAGCGCACCTTCATCACGTTTGAAAATGATCTGGACGACGCCCTGTTCGGTACGTTCTTCCCCAAGCCACAGAAACGGGAACGTCGCAGCCAGATTTGTGCCATCACGCGACTTCCGGCCCGGTACTACGATCCGGTCACGCAGCTGCCCTACCGGAACCTGCAGGCGTTCAAGATTCTCCGCGAGGCTTACTACCAGCAGCTGGAGGACAGAGGCAACCCGGACAATCCGGACGTGAGCAAGTGGCTTGAGTGGCGCAAGCGAATCAAAGAGTACAGACTGAAgagtttaaacaaaaatagttCATTGATGGGAATGATTTCCGGAAGCAACTAG